A region from the Armatimonadota bacterium genome encodes:
- a CDS encoding MFS transporter: MDLTPAARRITRTLFAAQSLASAATVAIFPVVSIIGARLSGRPSWAGVPAMVYLLGQALSAFGWGQLMDRLGRRGTLVLGLLLGTAGANAAILAVQGDSFAGFLLGSLFIGFAVSGVQLARFIAAEVHPPAERGRAISTVVLGGTVGAISGPLLAGASARAAGATALDELSGPYFVTTGLFALAALVVFAWLRPEPREVGAAIAALHDPDHADNGPGRTVAEILRVPAAFVAVTAMVFGQLIMVMLMVITPLHMRGHEHPLSSISFVISVHVVGMYAFSIISGRLADRFGRGPIIVAGAGGLVLAGLTARLSPQVLPLAVALFLLGLGWNFSYVGGSSLLADQLTPAERGRTQGFNDLLIGLTSAAGSLGSGIVFAGIGYGAMALVAATVGLIPLTLGAWWQLRRAAPVAPWG, from the coding sequence ATGGATCTGACGCCCGCGGCCCGCCGCATCACCCGCACGCTCTTTGCCGCCCAGAGCCTGGCCTCGGCCGCGACGGTGGCGATCTTCCCCGTGGTCAGCATCATCGGGGCGCGGCTGAGCGGCCGCCCCTCCTGGGCCGGCGTGCCGGCGATGGTCTACCTGCTGGGCCAGGCCCTCTCCGCCTTCGGCTGGGGGCAGTTGATGGATCGTCTCGGCCGTCGCGGGACCCTGGTGCTCGGGCTGCTGCTGGGGACTGCCGGCGCGAACGCCGCCATCCTCGCCGTCCAGGGCGACTCCTTTGCGGGGTTTCTCCTGGGATCGCTGTTCATCGGCTTCGCCGTTTCGGGCGTGCAGCTGGCGCGGTTCATCGCAGCCGAGGTCCATCCGCCCGCGGAACGCGGCCGCGCGATCTCCACCGTGGTGCTGGGCGGCACGGTGGGCGCCATCTCCGGCCCGCTGCTGGCCGGGGCTTCGGCGCGGGCGGCCGGCGCGACGGCGCTCGATGAGCTCAGCGGCCCGTATTTCGTGACCACGGGACTCTTCGCTTTGGCGGCTCTGGTCGTCTTCGCCTGGCTTCGCCCGGAACCCCGTGAAGTCGGCGCGGCGATCGCCGCGCTGCACGATCCAGATCACGCCGACAACGGACCGGGGCGCACCGTCGCGGAGATTCTTCGCGTGCCCGCCGCCTTCGTCGCCGTGACGGCGATGGTCTTCGGCCAGCTGATCATGGTCATGCTGATGGTGATCACCCCGCTGCACATGCGGGGCCACGAGCACCCGCTGAGCAGCATCTCCTTCGTCATCTCCGTCCACGTCGTGGGGATGTACGCCTTCTCCATCATCTCCGGCCGGCTGGCCGACCGATTCGGCCGTGGCCCGATCATCGTCGCCGGAGCAGGCGGCCTCGTCCTGGCCGGACTGACGGCGCGGCTCTCGCCGCAGGTGCTGCCCCTGGCGGTCGCGCTGTTCCTGCTGGGGCTGGGCTGGAACTTCTCCTACGTCGGCGGATCGTCGCTGCTCGCCGACCAGCTGACCCCGGCGGAGCGGGGGCGGACGCAGGGGTTCAACGACCTGCTGATCGGGCTGACCTCCGCCGCGGGCAGCCTCGGCAGCGGGATCGTCTTCGCCGGGATCGGCTACGGGGCGATGGCCCTCGTCGCCGCCACGGTGGGCCTCATCCCGCTCACCCTTGGGGCGTGGTGGCAGCTGCGACGCGCGGCGCCGGTCGCGCCGTGGGGTTAG